In Cyclopterus lumpus isolate fCycLum1 chromosome 9, fCycLum1.pri, whole genome shotgun sequence, a single genomic region encodes these proteins:
- the gas1a gene encoding growth arrest-specific protein 1a, which yields MASSGAAVRAALLPLGCALLLLGCLAAASPPHGRRLICWQAIMNCQAEPECNYAYEHYARACGPVLNGERRKCPSHCISSLVQLNLTRNGPALEDCSCAHDPVCTGTKRAIEPCLPRTTSTGCTEARRQCERDGPCNSAMHDYLKHCGKLFSGAICTNACRGVIANMRKIPKGQQLDACMCDGTERAICEFVKSSMKALCFDSPARGHEEEEGGSGHCDEDLEDLEDPEDLEEPESGASPPATRCPLTLLASMFALFAVI from the coding sequence ATGGCGAGCTCCGGCGCAGCGGTACGCGCCGCGCTGCTGCCCCTCGGCTGCGCGCTGCTGCTCCTCGGCTGCCTCGCCGCGGCCTCGCCGCCCCACGGCCGGCGGCTGATCTGCTGGCAAGCCATCATGAACTGCCAGGCTGAGCCCGAGTGCAACTACGCGTACGAGCACTACGCGCGCGCGTGCGGCCCCGTGCTCAACGGCGAGCGGAGGAAGTGCCCGAGTCACTGCATCTCGTCGCTCGTGCAGCTCAACCTGACAAGGAACGGGCCGGCGCTGGAGGACTGCAGCTGCGCCCACGACCCGGTGTGCACGGGCACCAAGCGGGCCATCGAGCCCTGCCTGCCGCGGACCACCAGCACCGGCTGCACGGAGGCCCGGCGGCAGTGCGAGCGCGACGGCCCGTGCAACTCAGCAATGCACGACTACCTGAAGCACTGCGGGAAGCTGTTCAGCGGCGCGATCTGCACCAACGCCTGCCGCGGCGTGATCGCGAACATGCGTAAGATCCCCAAAGGCCAGCAGCTGGACGCGTGCATGTGCGACGGCACGGAGCGGGCCATCTGCGAGTTCGTGAAGAGCAGCATGAAGGCGCTGTGCTTCGACTCGCCCGCGCGGGgccacgaggaggaggaagggggcaGCGGGCACTGCGACGAGGACCTGGAGGATCTGGAGGACCCGGAGGACCTGGAGGAGCCAGAGAGCGGAGCCTCTCCTCCAGCGACCCGCTGCCCTTTGACCCTGCTGGCATCCATGTTTGCTCTATTTGCTGTCATTTAA